Within the Flavobacterium sp. CG_23.5 genome, the region AAAGCATTCAAAAATTAGAAGGTATTAAAATAAAAAATTAGAAGGTTTTGAAAAAAATTGAATAAGACTAAACTTTTCTTAAAATAAAATATAGCTCCCTTTGCAGAGAACAAATTAATTTTTATTAACTAAATTTACATAACAAATAAAATGTTAGTTTACTTAAAATCAATTATTTATAATTTAATTTTTTCAAAATAAAACTTCGGATTTGGACATTAATGTAAGATGTGTTTTGAAAATAATTTCAGATTTTTCATCTTAAAACCTTTCCGTCGACTGGTGTAAAATTGTACAAACGCTATAATTTTTTTAGGATACCAAGAATTGATTATTTGGCAAATACCACGTTATTTTTTTAAGTTATTCAAAAATCCAGACAGCAAAAGCATTGTTTAAAAATAAGATAAATGGCAATTAAAAACATCATATTATTTTTGGCAGTAATCATTATTCTTACGGGGGCAAATCCAATATTAGCCCAAGAGAATGATGGCCCTAAAGATTATGCGCTGAAAGCTGATTTTCTTTATCGTTTTAGAGATTATGTATATTGGAAAAACAGCACTAAGAACCAAATATTTAAGATTGCAATTCTGGAAGGGAGTCCAATCACTGCTTCATTGCTTGATATTGCTAAAAGCAAAAAGGTTGAAGTAAAGGAGTATAAAAGCCTGAATGAAGTAGGTTTTTGTAATATTCTATTTGTTCCGTACAACTGTAGTATTCCTATTGAAACGATTCTTTCGACATTTTCAGGTAAGCCAATATTAATTGTAACGGAACATAATGGCTACGGGAAAAAAGGAGCACATATGAATTTTGTTATGCTCGACACCAAATTAAAATTCGAAGTAAATCTAAAAGCAATAAATAAAGCTGGAATTGGTGTTAGCTCGTTCTTACTGCAACACGCAATTATTGTCCAATAATAGTATCTAATTATAAACAAAATGATTAATCCCCGCAACATCTCCATAAAAAACAAACTCGTGCTAATGCAAGTTTTTACCTCTGCGTTAGTGTTAGGACTTTGTATTACCGCTTTTGTGTTAATCGATATTAAAGGATTCAAAGACCGGAAAGTGATGAGTTCTAATGGAATTGCGCAAGTAGTGGGTTTCAATAGTGTTTCTGCACTTGAGTTTTTGGATAATAATGCCGCAAAAAAAATTCTGTCTGAATTAGCAGTACAAACTGATATTCTAAATGCTAGCATACTCGATAACAAAGGAAAAGTTTTTGCATCCTATGCAAGACGAGGATCCGATTCAAATTTCCAGTTTAGCATTCCAACAATGGATCAAAAAAATTTCTTGTTTACTAATCAAAATCTTTTTGTGTACAATAAAATTAAAAAGAATAAAGAAACGATAGGATACGTTGGTATCCGCTTCGAGCTATCGGAATTGAATAAAATTAAAATGGATGTTTTACGTCTAGGTATAGTGTTATTATTAGTTGGAACCGGACTTGCGTTTTTAATTGCCATAATGATTAAAAAATATATCTCAAAACCGTTGATGGACTTGGTATCGGTGATGCAAAATGTGAAGGATAGCGGTGATTATAAAATCCGTATCGCGGTTGAAGGTAAAGATGAAATCAGCACACTTTCATTGGGACTGAATAATATGTTGGAAAATATTGAAAAAAGAGACAATGAAGTCGCACAATCCAAAGAACAATTAAATAAACAAAACATCCTTTTGCAATCTGTTATACAAAATATGGGCGATGGATTAATTGTTGTTGATGAAAACAAAAAATTCATTCTTTGGAACGCAGCTGGTGAAAAAATAATGGGAATCGGTGCCATGGATATTCCTTATGAAAAATGGGCTGAAATCTACGGCTTCTTTTTACCTGATACCAAAACAATTTTTAATACCAATGAGCTGCCTTTAGTAAAAGCATTAAACGGTGAAGACGTAGATAATCTGGAAATGTTTATTCGAAATTATAAAAAACCCGACGGTCTTTTTGTGAATGCAACTGCACGACCACTAAAAAATTCATCGGGAGGAATAGCCGGTGGGGTTCTTGTTATTCATGATATTACTGAACGAAAAAATTCCGAAAACGTGATTCAAAAACTAAATGAAGAACTGGAACAAAAAGTAATAGAACGTACAGCACAATTAGCAGAAGCCATTGAAACCCTTCGCAAAAGCGAAGAAAAATATCGCGAAATAGTGGAAAATGTTGGTGATGTAGTCCACACTTCTGATTTTCAAGGTTATTTTACGTACATCAATCCTGCTTGCAAAAAACTGACCGGTTACACCCAAGATGAGTTATTGGGGAAACATTTTTCAATGCTAGTTGCTCCGGAGTGGAAAGACCGGGTCGCTGAATTCTATTTAAATCAATTTAAAAACAAAATAGATGAAACACTTTTTTCATTTCCTATTATTACCAAATTAGGAGAACAAAAATGGGTAGAACAAACCGTAATGCAATTACGAGAAGGAAATAAAATAACCGGACATAAATCAATTATAAGAGATATTACCGAGAGGAAAGCCGCCGAACAGAAATTAAAAGAAAGTGAGGAACAATTGCAAACCATTTTTAATGAAGCACCAGATGCGTTAATTGTAATAAATACGGAGGGTAACATCATGAGATGGAATCCTCAGGCCGAAAAAATATTTGGATGGACATTCGCTGAGGTTGCAGGAAAACCTATGCAAACTTTAATTATTTCTGAACAGTTTAGAGAAAATCTTAAAAAAGGTCTAGAAAATTTCCTTGTATCAGGCGAGAGATCGGTTTTTAATACAATAGAAATCACAGCCCTTAACAAAAAAAATGTTGAGTTCGAGATTGAGTTAACAGTGTCTCCAGCTACTATTTTAGGTAAGTATATCTTCATTGCTTTTATCAAAGACATTTCATTAAGAAAAAAAATGGAAAATGAAAAAATAGAAGCCGAAAAAGTAGTGCGCCTTAATGAACTAAAACTGAAATTAATTCTGGAAAATATTGGAGAAGGAATTATTGTTACTGATAACCAAAAAAGAATTGTTTTATCCAATCACATGGCCGAAGAAATAATAGGAATAAAGCAAGATTCAGCAAACCCCACTACCCTTGATTGGTCCGCTAAATACGAATTATATTACCCCGACGAAAAAACCGTTTTCCCAGCTCAAAACCTCCCGCTGGAAAAAGCATTAAAAGGCGAATCAACTGATGATGTTGAAATTATAATAGCCGATTTTGAGTCTAAAACTAAAAAAAGGGTCATAATTAGTGGTAGACCAATAGTAGATGAAAATAACTATGTTATCGCCGCAGTGGCAAATATAAAAGACATTACTTATTACAAAGAACTGGAAGTTGCATTAGAGGAAAGTGAACAGAAATACCGAAAATTAATTGGCTTTAAAAGCGATAAAAAATAGCGCAATAATTTCTAAGTCATTCCTTATTTGACAAACCCAATTTTTAGGTACGGCTCCTTTGCATTAATCTTAACTCCTTTTTTTGGATAAGGAAAAACACTAACGCTTTTTAAGTTTTTTTGTTTTTCTGGCAAATAATTGGCCAACCATTTTAAATTTTCTTGTTCATTTTTCATCGAAAAAACCATCGTATTATCCTCAACTAACTTTGAATCTTTATATACCGATATAATCGCAGAAGCTTCACCCGCCCAGATACAATTTAGTCCTTCGGGACAGCGGGAATCACTCACCACTTGCTTTAAAACTAGTTGGTATCCTTTCTTATTTGCACACTTTTTCTGAATGATTTTTAGGTATTTGATATTTTCCTTTACTGGACTTTGTGCAAATGTCAGAGTACTGAAAACGAGTAGAAATAACAGAAACGACTTTTTCATATTTAATAATTTTTTATAATAGTTCTTTCAAAGATAGGACCAAATTTATTAATTTAACTTCACAAAAAGATTGCTTGCAATTTTGTGGGATATTGTCAAATCTTTATGGTCCACTTTTATCTTCAATGACAAGTCAAAACTTTCTTTCCCAATAATTTCAATTTTAGAGCCCAAAGAAATTTCCTGTTTGTCTAAATATTTAAGAAATTCTGACGAAGTGTCTTTTACGCCAACACATATTCCGCATTGGTTCTCCGCTAATTCCGAAAGCAGCTGTTTTTCTATTTTAATAATTCGCCCGTTAACATCCGGAATGGGGTCTCCGTGCGGATCTTCGGTTGGATTCCCCAGAAAATCATCCAGTTTGTTGATGAGTTTTTCAGATTTTATGTGTTCTAATTGTTCTGCGATATCATGAACCTCATCCCAAGAAAAATCTAACTTTTCAACTAGAAAAACCTCCCAGAGACGGTGTTTTCTGACAATCATTTTTGCAGATAGTTTCCCTTTTTCGGTTAGGGATACACCTTGATATTTTTTATAATGAACCAAATCTTTCTCGGCAAGTTTCTTAAGCATGTCAGTCACTGACGAAGCTTTGGTTTCCATTTTTTCGGCAATGGCATTGGTGCTTATTTCTGAATCTGAAATAATCGTTAGATGATATATGGTTTTAAGATAATTTTCTTCTGAAAAGGTCATAGGGAAGAGTATTAAGTATTTTGAATTAAGTATTGAGAAAACGGAAAATATTGCTGGTTAGAAATAATCCAATTCTCGACTCCCTCGCCTTGGGAGAGGGTTGGGATAAGGAAATTTAATTTTTCACAATAAGTAACGGAATGGAAATTTTATGACGCAATTTATCGACAGTAGTTCCAAAAATCAAATCTTTGAATCCAGTGTGGCCGTGCGTTCCCATGACCAAAACGTCGAAATTCCCTTCATTGATAATGTTGGAAATCACTTTATTTGGTTTACCAAATCCCAATTTTATTTCCACTTTAAATCCTTTTTCCGAAAGCATTTCTCTGTATTCATTCAGTAATTTCTCGTCTATCAAAGTTTCATGATCATCAATATTTTCGCCATAAACCATCGCTCCTACCGTTTCTACCACATGAATTAAGGTGTATTTTGCTTCTATTCCGCCTAACTCAAAAGCGTTATTTAACGCCACCTCATCTGCACTGGAGAAATCTACGGAGACCGCAATATTCTTTTTAGTATAACTTCCCGTTTTAGAAAATTGCAGTTTTAAACTATGTGGTGAATGATTTTGAATATCAATTTTTGCTTTGGAAATAAAAGGCTTGAACACAATATAAAGCAACAAAATCAAGAAACTTATGGCTAAGGGAACCACCGTTAGCCACAGCAATAGCGGATTTTCGGAAGTTTCAAGCCAACCAGTTATTTCATCAAAAACTAGTTTGGCATTTAGTGAAACAATAATTGTTGCTATAATCCAGGAAGCGATTTGGGTAATTCTCCCGATATGAAATCCTTTCATTTTTGATTTATCACTTACAAAATGAATCAACGGAATAATGGCAAAACCCAATTGTAAACTCAAGATAACCTGACTCAAAATCAATAGTTTTCCTGTGACACTTTCTCCATAGATAGTAATTACAATAACGGCAGGAATAATGGCAATTAACCGGGTTATGATTCTTCGAACCCACGGCTGAATACGTAAATTAAGATACCCCTCCATTACAATTTGACCGGCAAGCGTCCCCGTAATAGTAGAACTTTGTCCGGCAGCAATCAAGGCGACTGCAAATAATATAGGTGCAAATTTGCTTCCTAAAAGCGGCTCCAGAAAGCGGTGGGCATCTTGAATTTCGGCCACTTCAAACATGCCATTTTTATAAAATGTGGCTGCAGCCAAGATCAAAATAGCTGCATTTACCAAAAAAGCTAAGTTTAAAGCAATGGTAGAATCGATGAAGTTATATTTCAAAGCTTGTTTAATCCCAGCGGTAGTTCTCTCGAATTTTCTGGTTTGCACCAAAGAAGAATGCAAGTATAAATTGTGCGGCATAACTGTAGCTCCAATAATTCCTATAGCGATATACAAAGCCGTTTCATTAGGCATAGAAGGAATTAATCCAAACAACACTTTATCCAGTTCCGGCTGCGCAAAAATCATTTCAAAAATAAAAGAAAATCCAATGATAGCAACCAATACAATGATAAAAGCTTCCATTTTTCGGATGCCTTTGTTAATCAAAAACAGCAACAAGAAAGTATCTAAAACGGTAATTAACACGCCTTCAATCAACGGAATATCAAA harbors:
- a CDS encoding YfiR family protein translates to MAIKNIILFLAVIIILTGANPILAQENDGPKDYALKADFLYRFRDYVYWKNSTKNQIFKIAILEGSPITASLLDIAKSKKVEVKEYKSLNEVGFCNILFVPYNCSIPIETILSTFSGKPILIVTEHNGYGKKGAHMNFVMLDTKLKFEVNLKAINKAGIGVSSFLLQHAIIVQ
- a CDS encoding PAS domain S-box protein is translated as MQVFTSALVLGLCITAFVLIDIKGFKDRKVMSSNGIAQVVGFNSVSALEFLDNNAAKKILSELAVQTDILNASILDNKGKVFASYARRGSDSNFQFSIPTMDQKNFLFTNQNLFVYNKIKKNKETIGYVGIRFELSELNKIKMDVLRLGIVLLLVGTGLAFLIAIMIKKYISKPLMDLVSVMQNVKDSGDYKIRIAVEGKDEISTLSLGLNNMLENIEKRDNEVAQSKEQLNKQNILLQSVIQNMGDGLIVVDENKKFILWNAAGEKIMGIGAMDIPYEKWAEIYGFFLPDTKTIFNTNELPLVKALNGEDVDNLEMFIRNYKKPDGLFVNATARPLKNSSGGIAGGVLVIHDITERKNSENVIQKLNEELEQKVIERTAQLAEAIETLRKSEEKYREIVENVGDVVHTSDFQGYFTYINPACKKLTGYTQDELLGKHFSMLVAPEWKDRVAEFYLNQFKNKIDETLFSFPIITKLGEQKWVEQTVMQLREGNKITGHKSIIRDITERKAAEQKLKESEEQLQTIFNEAPDALIVINTEGNIMRWNPQAEKIFGWTFAEVAGKPMQTLIISEQFRENLKKGLENFLVSGERSVFNTIEITALNKKNVEFEIELTVSPATILGKYIFIAFIKDISLRKKMENEKIEAEKVVRLNELKLKLILENIGEGIIVTDNQKRIVLSNHMAEEIIGIKQDSANPTTLDWSAKYELYYPDEKTVFPAQNLPLEKALKGESTDDVEIIIADFESKTKKRVIISGRPIVDENNYVIAAVANIKDITYYKELEVALEESEQKYRKLIGFKSDKK
- a CDS encoding metal-dependent transcriptional regulator, which gives rise to MTFSEENYLKTIYHLTIISDSEISTNAIAEKMETKASSVTDMLKKLAEKDLVHYKKYQGVSLTEKGKLSAKMIVRKHRLWEVFLVEKLDFSWDEVHDIAEQLEHIKSEKLINKLDDFLGNPTEDPHGDPIPDVNGRIIKIEKQLLSELAENQCGICVGVKDTSSEFLKYLDKQEISLGSKIEIIGKESFDLSLKIKVDHKDLTISHKIASNLFVKLN
- a CDS encoding Nramp family divalent metal transporter, translating into MGKSLEEVHGSVTTLNKKSVFRKILAFFGPAYLISVGYMDPGNWATDIAGGSQFGYALLWVLLMSNIMALLLQSLSARLGIVTQRDLAQASRETYSPFINYILYFLAEIAIAACDLAEVLGMAIGINLLFDIPLIEGVLITVLDTFLLLFLINKGIRKMEAFIIVLVAIIGFSFIFEMIFAQPELDKVLFGLIPSMPNETALYIAIGIIGATVMPHNLYLHSSLVQTRKFERTTAGIKQALKYNFIDSTIALNLAFLVNAAILILAAATFYKNGMFEVAEIQDAHRFLEPLLGSKFAPILFAVALIAAGQSSTITGTLAGQIVMEGYLNLRIQPWVRRIITRLIAIIPAVIVITIYGESVTGKLLILSQVILSLQLGFAIIPLIHFVSDKSKMKGFHIGRITQIASWIIATIIVSLNAKLVFDEITGWLETSENPLLLWLTVVPLAISFLILLLYIVFKPFISKAKIDIQNHSPHSLKLQFSKTGSYTKKNIAVSVDFSSADEVALNNAFELGGIEAKYTLIHVVETVGAMVYGENIDDHETLIDEKLLNEYREMLSEKGFKVEIKLGFGKPNKVISNIINEGNFDVLVMGTHGHTGFKDLIFGTTVDKLRHKISIPLLIVKN